In the genome of Nasonia vitripennis strain AsymCx chromosome 1 unlocalized genomic scaffold, Nvit_psr_1.1 chr1_random0012, whole genome shotgun sequence, one region contains:
- the LOC100680328 gene encoding uncharacterized protein LOC100680328, protein MENESTYDIEERYSDDDAISDLFSNGIRDTDDFSFRTTDTDDSEANEFDYEDQHFDDRKIMFETSKLAINDVMTLVMAFSIRFKISDVGRSELINMIKLFAGPRVNDINISKYRFQQKFDPPNETSMIHYYCMSCKQQILYYINLKERFRKQKKTCAICNAQCEITTKSKNYFMSVDLKYQLKMMFDSVEIKKEIFDFINKMDNRNNDEIAIRDIYDSELYKKINSDTNMKYITYNLSTDGAPLTKSGKRGFWPLQIILNCLPPKSRFKYSLICGMLTCTEEPNSDLANLYFNNFKEQAALLYNEGISETDLNEQKIIIKFYPLAIPVDSVCRPIVQNRIKFNGYFGCSWCYHRGEYIKDVSGIRYGLLEIDPEIRSHASHLKDIKIINSKNLNLDKIISERGVKGDITSITKLPHIDMVWSFSYDYMDGLLAGVEQQILKKWTDSKSTSNFKLTNQEIKVINQRLLSIQPTQDIHRQPRSLKEKANWKSAEIKSWCLIYSLPCLQGILDDTALKHYSLLVKSLYVLLKNNITKEELDQCESDLLEFVGKYEIYYGIENMTFNIHTLLHVVDSVKKNGPLWSNSTFPFESNIFQLKQLLNGPNGMDKQMIRKHLQRLHFKTDTVDYSSDEIRNYCSNLYKYKTLSTHYDFGEDDVIFIGKKNVSKKSMKHIVKCTRNVYSEEKFYIV, encoded by the coding sequence ATGGAAAATGAATCAACTTATGACATTGAAGAGCGCTATAGTGACGATGATGCAATTagtgatttattttcaaatggTATCCGAGATACTGATGATTTCTCATTTCGAACTACTGATACTGACGATAGTGAGGCAAATGAATTCGATTATGAAGATCAGCATTTCGACGATcgtaaaataatgtttgaaaCTTCGAAATTGGCTATAAATGATGTAATGACGTTAGTTATGGCTTTTTCAATAAGATTCAAGATATCAGACGTAGGAAGATCGgaattaataaatatgattaaattatttgctgGACCACGAGTTAATGATATAAATATTTCTAAGTATagatttcaacaaaaatttgatccACCAAATGAAACAAGTATGATTCATTATTACTGTATGAGTTGTAAGCAACAAATTCTATACTATATCAACTTAAAAGAGCGATTtaggaaacaaaaaaaaacatgtgcTATATGTAACGCTCAATGTGAAATAACAACGAAATCGAAGAATTATTTCATGTCTGTCGATTTGAAGTATCAACTGAAAATGATGTTTGATTCCgtagaaattaaaaaagaaatatttgattttattaataagaTGGATAATAGAAACAATGATGAGATCGCTATTAGAGATATTTATGATAGtgaattgtataaaaaaataaatagtgaTACAAATATGAAGTACATAACTTATAACCTTAGTACTGATGGGGCGCCTTTGACTAAAAGTGGCAAAAGAGGTTTCTGGCCTCTTCAAATAATTCTCAACTGTTTACCTCCAAAAAGTAGGTTTAAATATTCTCTTATTTGTGGAATGTTAACATGTACTGAAGAACCCAATAGCGATTTAGCTAATCTGTACTTCAACAATTTTAAGGAGCAAGCAGCACTTTTGTATAATGAAGGTATTTCAGAGACTGATTTGaacgaacaaaaaattattattaaattctatcCACTAGCAATTCCCGTAGATTCTGTATGTCGACCAATTGTACAGAATCGTATTAAATTCAACGGTTATTTCGGATGCAGTTGGTGTTACCACCGAGGAGAATATATAAAAGATGTATCAGGAATAAGATATGGTTTATTAGAAATCGATCCAGAAATTAGAAGTCACGCCAGTCATTTGAAGgatataaaaatcataaattctaagaatttaaatttggataaaataataagtgaaAGAGGGGTTAAAGGCGACATTACTTCTATAACAAAATTACCACACATAGACATGGTTTGGTCATTTTCATATGACTATATGGATGGTCTTCTTGCTGGTGTAgagcaacaaattttaaaaaaatggacagattcaaaatcaacatcCAACTTTAAATTGACTAATCAAGAAATAAAAGTAATCAATCAACGATTATTATCCATTCAACCAACGCAAGACATCCACAGGCAACCACGCTcattaaaagaaaaagcaaATTGGAAAAGTGCTGAAATTAAGTCTTGGTGCTTAATTTACAGCTTGCCATGTTTACAAGGCATACTTGATGATACAGCTTTAAAACACTATTCTTTGTTAGTAAAAAGTTTATACGTAttgctaaaaaataatattactaaAGAAGAATTGGATCAATGTGAAAGTGACTTACTGGAATTTGTTGGGAAATATGAGATATATTACGGCATTGAAAATATGACCTTTAACATACACACTTTACTACATGTTGTTGACTCCGTGAAAAAAAATGGTCCTCTTTGGTCCAATTCAACATTCCCTTTTGAAAGTAACATCTTCCAATTGAAACAATTACTTAATGGTCCGAACGGAATGGATAAACAAATGATAAGGAAACATTTACAAAGATTGCATTTCAAAACTGATACCGTAGATTATTCTTCTGATGAAATAAGAAATTATTGTtctaatttatataaatacaaaacTCTTTCAACACATTATGATTTTGGAGAAGAtgatgttatttttattggaaaaaaaaacgtttcaAAAAAGTCAATGAAACATATTGTAAAGTGTACAAGAAATGTATATTCAGAGGAAAAGTTTTACATAGTATAA